One bacterium genomic region harbors:
- a CDS encoding two-component sensor histidine kinase: protein MVYYREFLFFNVLFIAVIFLLTWDISLLPASIISIIVIDVSALYLIGRRRNKELDEIKTIINNIRKNKYNSEDEILLGSNLLSLQKAIKKMFKKEKSDIEYLQRLQKMRSQFLANVSHELRTPIFAIQGYIETLLNGAINDKNVNMHFLQKANQNTISLSNLLNDLIDISMIESGEMRMSFRYFKINDLISQVVQENKQAAESKNLSLIFYPAKDDLEVFGDKEKLKQVLVNLILNAVKYTEKGKIEVLVEEEIKHAKVIVRDTGIGIPENYLDRIFERFFRIDKARSRAEGGTGLGLAIVKHIIEAHNSKVTVTSMVGQGSEFSFLLKK, encoded by the coding sequence CTGGTTTACTACAGAGAGTTTTTATTCTTTAACGTACTTTTTATTGCAGTTATATTTTTACTCACATGGGATATATCATTACTTCCGGCATCAATTATTTCAATTATCGTTATTGATGTTTCGGCACTTTACCTCATTGGAAGACGTCGCAACAAAGAACTTGATGAAATAAAAACCATCATCAATAATATCAGGAAGAATAAATACAATAGTGAAGATGAGATACTGCTTGGCTCAAACCTTTTGTCATTACAAAAAGCAATCAAGAAAATGTTTAAGAAGGAAAAAAGCGATATAGAATATCTTCAGCGGTTGCAGAAAATGAGATCGCAATTTCTTGCGAATGTTTCCCACGAATTGAGAACTCCAATATTCGCAATACAGGGTTACATTGAGACTTTATTGAACGGTGCTATAAATGATAAAAATGTGAATATGCACTTTCTCCAGAAAGCGAACCAGAATACAATTTCGTTGAGCAATTTATTAAATGATTTGATTGACATTTCAATGATTGAATCCGGTGAGATGAGAATGAGCTTTAGATACTTCAAGATTAACGATCTCATCAGCCAGGTTGTTCAAGAGAATAAACAGGCAGCGGAATCGAAAAACTTATCACTGATTTTCTATCCGGCAAAAGATGATCTGGAGGTATTCGGTGACAAGGAAAAACTGAAACAGGTTTTAGTCAATTTGATTCTTAATGCAGTCAAATACACTGAAAAAGGAAAAATTGAAGTTCTTGTTGAAGAGGAAATAAAACACGCAAAAGTAATTGTGAGAGATACAGGAATCGGCATTCCCGAAAATTATCTGGACAGAATATTTGAAAGATTTTTCCGTATCGACAAAGCTCGTTCTCGTGCTGAAGGAGGAACCGGACTTGGATTAGCGATTGTCAAACATATCATTGAAGCTCATAATTCCAAAGTTACCGTGACAAGTATGGTTGGTCAGGGGAGTGAGTTCTCGTTTTTGCTCAAAAAATGA
- the rpmA gene encoding 50S ribosomal protein L27: MAHKKGQGSTRNGRDSNPQYLGVKRFGGEKVLAGNILVRQRGTKFHPGVNVKKGNDDTLFAVADGVVKFEVKRGNRKFVSVYAS, encoded by the coding sequence ATGGCACATAAAAAAGGGCAAGGTTCAACAAGAAACGGAAGAGATAGTAATCCGCAGTATCTTGGTGTTAAAAGATTTGGCGGTGAGAAAGTTCTTGCCGGAAATATTTTGGTAAGACAGCGTGGAACAAAATTCCATCCCGGAGTTAATGTAAAGAAAGGCAATGACGATACTTTGTTTGCAGTTGCAGATGGTGTTGTTAAGTTTGAAGTTAAAAGAGGCAACCGAAAGTTTGTCAGTGTTTACGCTTCATAA
- a CDS encoding ATP-binding protein codes for MPEPYYQLEIESDPNNLITVEEFVNYFAKDLGLSDEQLSVLLLAVTEATTNAIIHANKCDINKLVKIYAHIENSKLIVKVKDEGKGFDPSKLPNPTEPENLLKDSGRGVFLMKVYMSEVKYNITPSGMETILILNL; via the coding sequence TTGCCCGAACCATATTACCAATTAGAAATAGAAAGCGATCCGAACAACCTCATAACAGTTGAAGAGTTTGTAAATTATTTTGCGAAGGATCTTGGCTTGTCTGATGAACAGCTCTCGGTATTGCTGCTTGCAGTGACTGAAGCAACTACAAATGCTATAATTCACGCAAATAAATGTGATATTAACAAGCTCGTAAAAATTTATGCTCACATCGAAAATTCTAAACTAATCGTAAAAGTAAAAGATGAAGGCAAAGGTTTCGATCCTTCAAAACTTCCTAATCCAACTGAGCCAGAAAATCTCTTAAAAGATTCCGGACGCGGCGTATTCCTAATGAAGGTTTATATGAGTGAAGTAAAGTATAATATCACGCCTTCAGGAATGGAAACAATTCTGATTCTGAACTTATAA
- a CDS encoding response regulator transcription factor: MTRILLVDDEPDILEFLKYNLEQEEFEVLTSTNGRDALKKITQKPDLIVLDIMMPEMDGFELQKQIKDHKEYQQIPIIFLTAKSGETDEIKGLDLGASDYIQKPISPKKLISRIKANLRKSATDDKKAKPIAELKIGPLIIDVEQFIIKVDNKKKFFPRKEFQLLYFLASNPGKVMNRETLLKEIWGNDVFVVDRTIDVHIRKVREKLGKHSEIIETIKGVGYRFKLDQ, from the coding sequence ATGACCAGAATTTTACTTGTTGATGATGAGCCGGATATACTTGAATTTTTGAAATATAATCTTGAGCAGGAAGAATTTGAAGTTTTAACGAGTACTAACGGTAGAGATGCGCTTAAAAAAATCACTCAGAAACCTGATTTAATAGTACTCGACATTATGATGCCGGAAATGGATGGTTTTGAACTTCAAAAGCAAATTAAAGATCACAAAGAGTATCAGCAAATTCCCATAATTTTTCTTACAGCTAAATCGGGTGAAACCGATGAAATTAAAGGGCTGGATCTCGGTGCAAGTGATTATATACAGAAACCAATCTCACCGAAAAAATTAATATCACGTATCAAAGCAAATTTGAGAAAGTCAGCTACTGATGACAAAAAAGCAAAACCAATTGCAGAGTTGAAAATCGGTCCTCTAATAATTGACGTAGAACAATTTATAATTAAAGTTGATAACAAGAAGAAATTTTTTCCAAGGAAAGAATTTCAGCTATTATACTTCCTTGCAAGTAATCCCGGTAAAGTAATGAACAGGGAAACTTTGTTGAAAGAAATCTGGGGTAATGATGTATTTGTTGTAGATCGCACGATTGATGTCCACATTAGAAAAGTCCGTGAAAAACTTGGCAAACATTCTGAAATAATTGAGACAATAAAAGGTGTTGGATACAGATTCAAACTCGACCAGTAA
- the rplU gene encoding 50S ribosomal protein L21, with translation MFAIVNILGDQIKVLENNKYYVPRLKEKVDSEVTFSSVLMGGDSKGVKIGTPEVKGAKVTARVLEHIKDDKIIVFKKKIRKSYKKKAGHRQQYTKIEVLKIS, from the coding sequence ATGTTTGCAATTGTAAATATTCTGGGTGACCAGATAAAGGTTCTTGAAAACAATAAATATTATGTTCCAAGATTAAAAGAGAAGGTTGATTCAGAAGTGACTTTTAGCTCTGTCCTTATGGGAGGAGATTCTAAAGGTGTTAAGATCGGAACACCGGAAGTTAAAGGGGCGAAAGTAACAGCCAGGGTTTTGGAACATATAAAAGATGATAAAATTATTGTTTTCAAGAAAAAGATTAGAAAGAGTTATAAGAAAAAAGCTGGTCACAGACAGCAGTACACAAAAATTGAAGTTTTAAAGATTTCGTAG